The genome window AAGCGGGGCTTTCGGGATGTAGTTCGGCATTACCATTCTACAAACCTAAAATAGTCCAAAGACTATTTTAGGTTAAGAATTGGTATAACATTCTAAAAATCAAATCCGCCACAGGCGGAGAACTATTTTAGGTTAAGAATTGGTATTAAATGAAATGGTGATACAGCCACTATAATATATTTAGACACTTCATTTGGTTTGTTATGCGGCATTATATGGTCTAGAATGTCTTCTTCAAATAGCACCTCGAGTTTTCTAAATTCTGAAATCTAATACAAAGTGTGGTCTTGTCTATAATATCTAGGCAACTATGGTCTCCCACTTTTTTTGATTCAGCTAAACAGATATTGCCGTCTTTTATTTTATAGCCTACTGTATCTTGTATAAGTGAACTATCGCCAGCACTGTATTGATATAAACGAACAAATACTTTGTTATTGGGTAAGAAATTTAAGATAAAACCAAAGTTTTTTGGCGTACTTTTTTTGCTCGCCCTCCACTGTTTTTGAGAGAAAGAATCGAGCGACAAAGAGTCGCCTTTATATATAATAGAAACCGCTGAATAATTACCCAGTATAGTGGTAGCAGATTGTGCATATATCTTTACCCATACACCTAAACAAAGAATTAAAACCGATAGCTTTTTGAATATAGTATTATATACCATAAGCCTATCGCTCAATGATTAATTTTGTATTGTTCGTACCCGTATTTGTTCGGTTATTTATCATATAAACTCCGCAAGGTAAATGAGATAAATTTATGGTAGTTGAGCTATTGTTTGTATAATACTGATATACCTGCAAGCCCATTATATTATATATCGTAATTTGGCTATGCGGCGTAGTATTTAAATTAACAATTCCGGTACTTGGGTTGGGCCACAAGTTCAAAATATCGTTGGTTTCAAGCGAAGCAATACCAACGGGCTGTTGAAGTTTAACGGAATAGTTTTTTGTAGTACCATCTTGTGCTTGTATGGTATAAGTTATAGTATTGTTAAAATTATTGGTAGTAGCCCCACTCACTTGCTCAGTGGCTGATATAAAAGCAGTGGCCAATGGCGATATTTTAAAAGTGGGAACTAGGGAACTCATGTCCACCCCCGAGGGAATAGTAGCCGCTACATTAGTGCTGTTGATATTGGTAGTTATTTGTGGATTAATACCCAAAAATTTGAACTCGAGCAAATCTTTGTTCCCGCTCAAAAGCTTGCGGGTACCTTGAGCTATCCAAACGCCCCACTTGGCATCGGCAATAAATGAAACGGCGGTGCCAGCTTTGGGCGTAATTTTATCAGTGTTCACATCAATAGTGGCTATAATGGTATCACTATTTGTATTTAAGGTAGTGAAGAGTATTTTATTGTCGTTCTTTGAGTAATTGGGATAAGAAAGCGTAGTATTTGTAAATACGGTAGTCACTTTTTGTGTGATGAGGTTAGAAGCTATGAGTGCGTATTGTGTATTACTGCCTGAATTATCTATATAATCGAAAGCAACTATATAAGGAGAGTTTTTGCTAATAGCTGGATTGCCAATACTAACATCGGAAGGTAAGCTGCTGAATACTTTTTGAATGGTCCCATTGCCCACTTTGTTTGTCTTATTGTTCCATACACGTATCATTCCCACATCCCAATAGTTAATATCGCTGCCTCCATTATTGGGTATTTCGTTGTAGGCATCATATATAACATATTCACCCGTATAGTCCCACTCCAAAGCACCAGCATATAATACACCTGCCGAGGTTTGCCCTTGCCCAGTGGTGGGATTATATAAATAAAAACGTGTCCAATTTGAACCATCATATATCCAAATACTGCTATCGATAGAGGTGGTAACTCCTGCTATTTTATTTCCATCTTTCGATATAGCTACATTGTCCCATATACTTTGGTTTTGAGCTATCGTTTCAGTAAAAGTATTGACGGTAATCTTATGCATTTTGCTATCCCAGCCTATAAAATAACCTGTAGAACCATCGTCGGTAAGCGACATAGGCTGTTTGGTATATGTGGTGGTCATGGCTTGGAAGCCACTGGGAGTGGTGGTCGACTTGTACCAACGGTTATTGGTTCCAAAATAATTCACGTCGTAACTTATTATATAATCTGTTCCAGGGTTTGTTGGAAGGTCTACTCCAGTGGTATTGCCGCTGCCTCCACTACCTGCATTTGGGTCATATATTTCTACAGCATCGAACGCTGCTTTGGCTGCGTTTTCTTCGGTAGTTCCATATAAATCTTTACAGCTTTGTACTACCGCATAACGCAAATCCAAAAATTTCGAAGTTGAAGTGAGGTATTTGCTCAAGGCTCTATAATATACTTTTTCTGCTTTTACCTTGGTAATATTGGTGGCAAAAAGGTAATAAGCATGATTGGGAATTCCGGAGTTGATATGCACACCTCCATTATCGTTTGTGCCACTATAATATTCTTTCATTTTAGCGGGCTGCCATCCATTGTCGTTTAAACTATTGCCACCGTTATGTGGGTTGCTCAAATCACGCAATGCACCGCTGAGAAAGTAAGCGGCCTTTACCACATCTTCACCCAGCTTCCAGTTAAGCCCTTCTATCATGGCACCAAATACATCTGCCATCGATTCGTTGATGGCACCACTCTGCGATTTATATTCTAGGTTCGCAGTTTTTTCTACTACGCCATGGGTCATTTCGTGGCCTGCCACATCAAGTGCTCCTGCTAGTGGTTTAAAAGCCACGCTGCCATTTCCATAAAACATAGCTTGCCCATTCCAGTATGCATTGTCCATTTCGCCACCACTACTTTCGGTAACATTTATTACGCTTATAATATTGCCGCCGCTGCCATTAATACTGTTGCGGCTATGTATATTTTTATAATAATCGTAACACACTTTGGCATTGTATTGTGCCGATACGGTTTTGGTACTCCAGCTAGTATTGTTCGATAATTTGATTTGAGCAATTCCGGAACCGCTGGTATTCTTCGCATCCAAAGTCCATATTACGCCTTCGGGGTCATCTGGGAACTGCGATTGGCTTGAGTTAAACATAGTTTCATTGGCATTGATAGCATAGAACGAACCATTATATTCATACGTATTAATAGTGCGTTGCTTATTGTTTAGGTCGCTCATAGTAGCAGTCTTTGGCCCATTAGCACTGCAAGTATGATTGTATTGGTCTAATGTTTCACCTGTATTCGCATCAATTACCAATACATATCGCTCTATCAAATTAGGTCTGATGGTAATATGATATACAAGTTTGGCTTGTAATAGATCATTATAATATATCTCGAGTTTTACCACGGGTTTGTTTTCGCCAAATATCATAATTTGTTCTGGAGTTTGCGTTTGAAATGTGGTAATATCAGATAGCTTTTTGTTTGCCATTATAGCCGCTTGCTCTTGCGTAAGTAAAGGAATAGTTGCAATAGCCGCAGGGGTAGGATACATGCGACCCATAGAAAGCTCCACATAATTGTTTCGGGTCACCACTATCCATTCGCTACCGTGCACAGGTATACTATTATAAATTTGAGAAAACCTAAAAAACACCTGCCCTGTTATAGGGTCAGTATCAGTTTGCGATAAGTTAAATTCTTTAGAAGTCTTAAGGTGCAAAGCCCCTTTTATCTTTTCTAGATAAGTATATACTCCAGCATAATCGGCCCCTAGCAATAGGTATTTGCCTTCAATCATTATAGCTAATTGGTTGCTTGGGTCGTAACTAACATGGTACCCGCTTAAGGGGCTGGTAATACTACTTATATCATTAACGATAGCTTGTGGATGTTGTTCTAAAGCTGTTCTACCATACACGGTTTGGTACTGGAATGTAGGAAGTACCTTGCCTGTTTTAGCTGGGTGCAATTGGGCAAATGTTGGGCAAACGCAAGATAATAATACAAGAATATATATAAGTATTTTCATTGTTTTGTTTTTTTTAAGGTGTGCAAATATAAGAGAATTTAGTTGCTAGTTGTCTAGTTGTGAGGTATGAGTTATGAGTTGTGAGGTATGAGTTAGGAGTTATGAGTTATGAGTTGGAGATATGAGTTGTGTGTTGTGAGTTGTGAGATTTCTCAAAACTGCCTACTGTCTACTGCCCGCCGCGGCGGGCTGTCTACAATCATATCTTAAACAAATACTGTAGGGTAAAAGTTCTTGGGGCACCCATATTTCCTAAATAATATATATATTCTGCATTGCCCAAATTCTTGACAACAAAAGAAAACTTGTGCTTTTTATAAGTATATCCTACCCTGAAATCCCATAAACTATATCCATTATTATGCGAGAGTCTATAGGCATTAGAGCCAGGTACAATGGCTTCGAGAAAATCATTTACTCGCAACATATAGCTATTGAATTTAAAAGTCGCACCTATTGAAAAATTATGATATTCAAGATCCGCATTTACTTTCCAAGTATGGCGAAAACGACTTTGTAAATATTTGTAGTAGGGTTCTATATTTTTAACAGAATCAGTAAAAACAGAATCGAGATATACCGGTTCTATAAAAGTATACCCAGCCAATAGTATGATATTCGCATTTTTTATTTTTCCTTCGCCACCTATCGATGCATCAATACCAGTAATTCTTGCCTTCTTGGCGGTGTTCAATGTTTGGAAAGCAACAATATATACAGGGTCGTACACATACATAAAATCAACCATATTATTATACTGGTTCCAGAACCCTGCCACATCGGCATAGCCCATCCATTTGCCTATTTTCAGTCCTTGTTTTATACCTATTTCAGCACTCTGTCCTGTTTCACTTTTCACATTTGGGTTGGGCAGCACCCTCACTACCGCAGCTACGGTATTCACATATCTTTCGGCCACCGAGGGGAAACGGTACCCCGTGCCATAGCTGGCCCTCGCAAATGTATATTTGGCCAATGGATGACTTAGCCCAAAGCGATATACCGGTAATCCTTCTGCTTTGCGTTGGTCTATTTGGTTACGCTCGTAACGAATACCCGCCGAAAAATTGAGTTTGGATAACTTTCCATCCATTTGCAAATAAGCGGCTGCATTGTAGCCTTGGTGGTCGTGGTAAAGGCTATCACTTTTAATAGTATTGATGGTATACACACCTCCGCCAGTAGCGGTTAGTTTAAAATGCTTGTCTGCATTATTGAAATATTTTTGATATTGCAATTCATTATAGGCCAAGGTAGCTTTTGTGTGAATCCCAATAGTATCATAAGTATCGGCACTGTAGTTATTATTTTCGGTAACATATATCCTGCTTCTTAAAATAATTTTATATTTATTGGGTTTCGCATATTCTATATAGGGGTCAATATTATATCTTTTGTTAATCATATTGCTGCCAGTATTAGGGTAAGCCACAAAGGGAGAATCGGCCTGTTTCCAAAACAAGAAATTACCCACCTGTGCCGAGAAGAAAGAAGCATATACACCCACTTGCAGTCCCTTTACTTTATCAAATTTTTGTTTCACACCCATACTCAACCTTTTATTATTCGCCGCTTCATACTGGCGGTATCCATCATCCTTTAGGCCATAGATGGCAAAAGTAATCCCTGTGTTATTATTCGTTTGCGAATGGAATACATTTATACCGCTGGTGCTTTGTCTTTGTTTAAATATTTTAAAATTTGGGTTTGTAGGATTATCATAAAACCCCGTGAATACGTTCACTTTGGTAAAAGGTAATTTGGTGGGCTCAGCCGTTCTAATATTTATTACACCACCCATAGCCCCCGAGCCAAACAAGGCAGATGAAGCACCTTTAACCACCTCTATTTGCTTAATGTTTTCTACAGGCATGGCATCCCATTTCACATCGGCGGCATCGGCACTTAATATGGGCATGTCGTCCAACATCATCAGCACCCTGCTGCCTGTGCCATAACTAAATCCACTTCCGCCTCTTATATTGGCTTGCCCAAATATGATATTAACGCCAGGCACATTCTCCACGGCGGCATCCATTTTTATGCTGTTCGTGTTTTCGATTAACTTAGGTTTTAGTGTCGATATGGATACTGTTACATCTGTAATCTTTTGCTGAGTTTTGCCAGCGGTAACCACCACATCGTTCAAGGTATATACATTGTCTTCCAGTACTAAATATATATATTGTTTGTCCACCAATCTTTCTATAGGTTTATATCCATAGTGGTTTATATAAAGTGTGGCGGGAGTATCTACATTTTCAAAGATATAATATCCTGTATCGTTGCTGTAAGTATATAAATCTGCTTTACCGTTCATTAATTTACACACTACCTTCACATTCTTAATTCCTTCCACAGTTGTTGCATTAAGCACACGGCCTTCCACAGCAATTTGTGCGTATACTATGTTGCCAAAACAAATTGCAAAAAATAAGAGTATGGTGTTCTTCATAAGCATTTTTAAAGCCGTCAAATTTATGGCAGGAAAAGGGAATTAATACCAATACTCCTTATAATACCAATTCTTAAACTAAAATAGTTCTCCGCCTGTGGCGGATTTAGTTTGTAGAATGGTAATGCCGAACTACATCCCGAAAGCATTCGGGATTAGTCCCTTTCTTTTGGACTATTATATATTGAGTTTCGGTATTATAATGAGTATTAGTACAAGCAACTATGGAAATCAGAATTAACATATCTTTGTAAAAAGCAAATATTTTATGAAGTGCGGCCCAGCCTTATGCCATCCTTAAGCAACGGTATCATCATTTTGTTCTTTAAAAAAACCAATCATTTTCTGGTACAATAATTTTTCGTCAATAGGTTTGGAAATATAATCGTTCATGCCTACAGCTTTGCATTTTGCTAAATCCATGGTTGTTACATCTGCAGTTAATGCAATGATGGGGATATTAGAGTTCATTTTATTGCGAATGTGCTCCGTGGCTTCAAATCCATTCATTTCAGGCATTTGCAAGTCCATCAAAACAATATCGAACGATTTAGTTTTTAGTTTTTCAATAGCTATTTTTCCGTTGTCTGCAATATCCCATGCGAATTTGAAATCATCCAATATGGTTCTCAACAATAATTGATTGAGTTTAATATCTTCCACAACCAATACTTTAATGTTTTTAATTTCCAGGCTTTCGCTTTCGCTTTCGCTTTCGCTTTCGCTTTCGCTTTCGCTTTCGCTTTCGCTTTCGCTTTCGCTTTTTGGAAAACTTAATATAAAACTAAATGTAGAACCCTCATTAATTTTACTTTTTACTGAAATAGTTCCACCCTGTTTTTCTACCAATTGTTTAACGATGGCAAGTCCTAAACCGGTACCTCCATACACCCTTGAAGTATCCATATATGCCTGCTCAAAGTCATTAAAAACATTTTTTATTTTATTTTCTGGTATCCCAATTCCGCTATCGGTAACTTTAAATTCAAGTGTTACTTTTTCCTCGTTTTCGTTTAGTAAATCAACGCTTACGGTGATTTTGCCTTTTGAAGTAAATTTTATTGCATTGCCCAAAAGGTTAATAAGAATTTGATGCAAACGAACCGAATCACCAAGTAATATTTCGGGAATTCGGGAATCATATTCCTTTACTAATTCTAAATTACTTTCCTGTATTTTTGTTTCAAACAAATGAAGAATTGTATTTATTGAATGTAATATTTTAAAAGGCGAGTTTGCAAATGTCATTTTACCTGCATCTACTTTTGCTAAGTCAAGTATGTCATTGATGAGAACGATTAAAGTATTTCCGCTTGATTTAACGGCTTCTAAATATTCTGTTTGTTTTTCAGTCAAATCTGTTTTCATCAGCACTTTTGTAAAACCAATAATCGCATTCATTGGAGTACGGATTTCATGACTCATATTCGATAAAAATTGCTGCTTCGATTGCATTGCGATTTCAGCTTTTTCTTTTTCATCTTCTGCAATTAGTGTTGCCATTTCGGCAAATACTTTTGCCTCCATTAAATCGTTGGCAAAACTTTTATGTGCATCAATGTCAGTGCTGCTTCCTACCCATCCTATAATGTTTCCCTGCTCGTCTTTTTGTGCAATGCCACGACTAATATGCCAACGGTAAGTTCCATCATGATAACGAATACGCTTTTCCATGTTAAAATCTTCACCTGTTTTAAGGGAGTGATGCCATAATAGTAAATCTTTTTTTAGGTCATCAGGAAAAATAATTTTGCGGAAACCTTCGCCTATCAATTCTTCGAAAGACATTCCGGTGTAATCGAGAAAATATTTGTTGAAGTAATTTTTCTTTCCATCGGGTGTGCCTGTCCATATCATGTGAGGAATGTTTTCGGACAGAGTTCTAAATTTTGCTTCGCTTGCTTCTATTCTTTTATTTTTTAATTCAAGGTCATCGTTAATAGCTTTTATTTTTTGCTCTGCCACTTTCCGCTCAGTAATATCCTCCAAAGCTATTAGAATTAACTGCTCTGCAGTTTTTTCATTTATAATCTGCCTTGCATTTAGCAGTATGGTACGTTCACCAATTGAGGTAAAGTGTAAATTGATTTCAAAATCTTCTATGCGGTTTTTTTTAGGGAGAATCCGCTCCAGCAATGAACGCAGTATTTGGTCATCGAACTTGTGGTGTTGTATTTCGTAAAATAGTTTGCCCTCGGTTTCATCTTCATGCACATTGAATTTTTTGTAGAAGGCTGCGTTGGCGGTTTTTATGCGAAG of Bacteroidota bacterium contains these proteins:
- a CDS encoding M4 family metallopeptidase, which encodes MKILIYILVLLSCVCPTFAQLHPAKTGKVLPTFQYQTVYGRTALEQHPQAIVNDISSITSPLSGYHVSYDPSNQLAIMIEGKYLLLGADYAGVYTYLEKIKGALHLKTSKEFNLSQTDTDPITGQVFFRFSQIYNSIPVHGSEWIVVTRNNYVELSMGRMYPTPAAIATIPLLTQEQAAIMANKKLSDITTFQTQTPEQIMIFGENKPVVKLEIYYNDLLQAKLVYHITIRPNLIERYVLVIDANTGETLDQYNHTCSANGPKTATMSDLNNKQRTINTYEYNGSFYAINANETMFNSSQSQFPDDPEGVIWTLDAKNTSGSGIAQIKLSNNTSWSTKTVSAQYNAKVCYDYYKNIHSRNSINGSGGNIISVINVTESSGGEMDNAYWNGQAMFYGNGSVAFKPLAGALDVAGHEMTHGVVEKTANLEYKSQSGAINESMADVFGAMIEGLNWKLGEDVVKAAYFLSGALRDLSNPHNGGNSLNDNGWQPAKMKEYYSGTNDNGGVHINSGIPNHAYYLFATNITKVKAEKVYYRALSKYLTSTSKFLDLRYAVVQSCKDLYGTTEENAAKAAFDAVEIYDPNAGSGGSGNTTGVDLPTNPGTDYIISYDVNYFGTNNRWYKSTTTPSGFQAMTTTYTKQPMSLTDDGSTGYFIGWDSKMHKITVNTFTETIAQNQSIWDNVAISKDGNKIAGVTTSIDSSIWIYDGSNWTRFYLYNPTTGQGQTSAGVLYAGALEWDYTGEYVIYDAYNEIPNNGGSDINYWDVGMIRVWNNKTNKVGNGTIQKVFSSLPSDVSIGNPAISKNSPYIVAFDYIDNSGSNTQYALIASNLITQKVTTVFTNTTLSYPNYSKNDNKILFTTLNTNSDTIIATIDVNTDKITPKAGTAVSFIADAKWGVWIAQGTRKLLSGNKDLLEFKFLGINPQITTNINSTNVAATIPSGVDMSSLVPTFKISPLATAFISATEQVSGATTNNFNNTITYTIQAQDGTTKNYSVKLQQPVGIASLETNDILNLWPNPSTGIVNLNTTPHSQITIYNIMGLQVYQYYTNNSSTTINLSHLPCGVYMINNRTNTGTNNTKLIIER
- a CDS encoding TonB-dependent receptor, with product MKNTILLFFAICFGNIVYAQIAVEGRVLNATTVEGIKNVKVVCKLMNGKADLYTYSNDTGYYIFENVDTPATLYINHYGYKPIERLVDKQYIYLVLEDNVYTLNDVVVTAGKTQQKITDVTVSISTLKPKLIENTNSIKMDAAVENVPGVNIIFGQANIRGGSGFSYGTGSRVLMMLDDMPILSADAADVKWDAMPVENIKQIEVVKGASSALFGSGAMGGVINIRTAEPTKLPFTKVNVFTGFYDNPTNPNFKIFKQRQSTSGINVFHSQTNNNTGITFAIYGLKDDGYRQYEAANNKRLSMGVKQKFDKVKGLQVGVYASFFSAQVGNFLFWKQADSPFVAYPNTGSNMINKRYNIDPYIEYAKPNKYKIILRSRIYVTENNNYSADTYDTIGIHTKATLAYNELQYQKYFNNADKHFKLTATGGGVYTINTIKSDSLYHDHQGYNAAAYLQMDGKLSKLNFSAGIRYERNQIDQRKAEGLPVYRFGLSHPLAKYTFARASYGTGYRFPSVAERYVNTVAAVVRVLPNPNVKSETGQSAEIGIKQGLKIGKWMGYADVAGFWNQYNNMVDFMYVYDPVYIVAFQTLNTAKKARITGIDASIGGEGKIKNANIILLAGYTFIEPVYLDSVFTDSVKNIEPYYKYLQSRFRHTWKVNADLEYHNFSIGATFKFNSYMLRVNDFLEAIVPGSNAYRLSHNNGYSLWDFRVGYTYKKHKFSFVVKNLGNAEYIYYLGNMGAPRTFTLQYLFKI